In Labrus mixtus chromosome 11, fLabMix1.1, whole genome shotgun sequence, a single window of DNA contains:
- the rad54b gene encoding DNA repair and recombination protein RAD54B: MRRSGAPSQLSGNAMKKPRFVAPGGSTSCPLPQSKPLTPKGGLGNALEKVQRSLAAPDQSITEHDVKSPALSRALALVLSARESKENDSGTDHPDTGSKEHDEDNRPAGGNGFCQLTPKRPEPSVRVGSVSKPAGSDSGCSQEGARYFSVMWCKASKKKHKRWEGDAILVTRGRTATLKDMEGKDIGKGSGYKVSTLASLSEGETLMIGGKEVEVMGIISNEDFAKGRCFQEVQVEKDEPHTQSRPPPPHRISTKPFCPPTLLGRGDRPGSKPEEEQTCRPRHDPLAPGSLVMPRPSPNHQWSNNKAGLPVVDVVIDPHLTHQLRPHQRDGLLFLYECVTGMRAVGRYGAILADEMGLGKTLQSVALSWTLLKQGPYGGKAVAKRVLVVTPGSLVQNWGAEFNKWLGRERISVFTVDQDHRIEQFVLSPLHSVLVISYEMLLRCLEQVQKVEFGLIICDEGHRLKNSTIKTSSALCSLSCTRRVILTGTPVQNDLQEFYAIIEFVNPGILGSSTAYRKVYEEPILRSRQPSCTEEVRVLGEERAAELSRLTGMFILRRTQEIINRYLPPRLDWTLFCEPSPLQLELYEQLLCHRVFRACLQGSTQTHTHLACITALKKLCNHPGLLHSTVKERTDGGSLESSLYDGLIELFPESYSSGGLNTADSGKLLVLSDLLTAIRQLSPSDRVVVVSNYTKTLDLLQDLCAHMGYTFCRLDGQTPTNQRQRLVDNFNSPYSNHFLFLLSSKAGGVGLNLVGASHLVLYDIDWNPANDIQAMARVWRDGQKKTVHIYRLLTAGTIEERIFQRQVSKQGLSGTVVDLGKGAEHTSFSSNELRDLFSLTDTPSLTHDLLNCSCSMDGSQQAVAEENDEQVSARPCQLGRQGDRSVAAQKHLSMSELMQWRHFSGDTHTFSDPYLDNARNHITFAFQTTISHTSSEPKHTG, translated from the exons ATGCGTCGCTCTGGAGCTCCTAGCCAACTCTCTGGCAATGCAATGAAAAAGCCTCGTTTTGTGGCCCCTGGAGGATCTACTTCATGTCCATTGCCTCAATCCAAGCCCCTTACTCCTAAAGGGGGTTTAGGCAATGCACTGGAAAAG gtccagaggagtctagcaGCACCAGATCAGAGTATAACAGAGCATGATGTCAAATCTCCAGCCTTGTCACGGGCTCTGGCTCTTGTTCTCAGTGCAAGAGAAAGCAAGGAGAATGATAGTGGGACAGACCATCCTGACACTGGCTCCAAAGAGCACGACGAGGACAACAGACCAGcag GAGGAAATGGTTTCTGTCAGTTGACCCCTAAACGTCCAGAGCCTTCTGTACGGGTAGGCAGTGTTTCTAAACCTGCAGGCTCCGACTCTGGCTGTAGCCAGGAAGGAGCGCGTTACTTTAGCGTGATGTGGTGTAAGGCCAGTAAGAAGAAACACAAGCGCTGGGAGGGAGATGCAATCCTGGTTACAAGAGGACGCACAGCCACACTGAAAGATATGGAGGGCAAAGATATTGGAAAGG GAAGTGGCTACAAGGTGTCCACACTCGCCTCCTTGTCAGAGGGAGAGACCCTGATGATTGGAgggaaggaggtggaggtgatGGGGATCATTTCGAATGAGGACTTTGCTAAGGGACGTTGTTTCCAAGAGGTCCAGGTAGAGAAAGAtgagccacacacacagtctcgTCCACCTCCTCCACACCGTATATCAACCAAACCTTTCTGCCCCCCGACACTGTTGGGGAGAGGAGATCGTCCAGGATCTAAGCCAGAGGAGGAACAAACCTGCAGGCCTCGCCATGACCCCCTGGCACCAG GTTCTCTGGTGATGCCTCGTCCCTCTCCTAACCATCAGTGGTCCAATAACAAGGCCGGCCTTCCTGTGGTCGATGTTGTCATTGACCCACACCTGACCCATCAACTGAGACCTCACCAGAGAGACGGCCTGCTCTTTCTGTACGAATGTGTCACGGGCATGAG AGCTGTGGGGCGCTATGGTGCGATCCTGGCTGACGAGATGGGTCTCGGGAAAACCCTCCAGAGCGTTGCACTGTCCTGGACCTTGCTCAAACAAGGACCGTATGGTGGGAAAGCGGTAGCTAAACGTGTCCTTGTGGTCACTCCTGGCAGCCTCGTGCAGAACTGGGGTGCTGAGTTTAACAAATGGCTGGGACGTGAGAGGATCAGTGTTTTCACTGTGGATCAG GATCACAGGATTGAGCAGTTTGTGTTATCCCCTCTACACAGCGTTCTTGTGATCAGCTATGAAATGCTGCTGCGCTGCCTTGAGCAG GTACAGAAAGTGGAATTTGGTCTTATAATTTGTGATGAGGGTCACAGATTGAAGAACAGTACCATCAAAACATCCTCTGCCCTCTGCAGTCTGAGCTGTACTCGCAGAGTCATACTAACAG ggaCCCCAGTACAGAATGATCTACAGGAGTTCTATGCGATCATAGAGTTTGTTAATCCCGGCATCCTCGGGTCCTCCACTGCTTATAGAAAAGTTTATGAAGAGCCCATTCTGCGCTCCAGACAGCCCTCCTGCACAGAG GAAGTGAGAGTTTTAGgagaagagagagcagcagagctcTCTCGCCTCACCGGTATGTTCATCCTGAGACGAACCCAGGAGATCATCAACCGCTACCTCCCTCCTCGTCTTGACTGGACATTGTTCTGTGAACCCTCCCCTTTGCAGCTCGAGCTGTACGAGCAACTTCTCTGCCACAGAGTCTTCAGAGCCTGCCTTCAGggctccacacaaacacacacgcacctgGCCTGCATCACTGCCCTGAAGAAGCTCTGTAACCATCCCGGTCTCCTCCACTCTACTGTCAAG gaaAGAACAGATGGCGGTTCTTTAGAGAGCTCTTTATATGATGGCCTGATAGAACTCTTCCCAGAATCCTACTCTTCAGGTGGATTGAACACTGCAGACTCTGGAAAGCTCCTGGTTCTGTCGGACCTGCTGACTGCCATCAGACAGCTCAGCCCTTCAGACAG GGTGGTCGTAGTGTCCAACTACACTAAAACACTGGACTTGCTCCAGGACTTGTGCGCACACATGGGCTACACTTTCTGCAGACTTGACGGACAGACCCCAACCAACCAGAGACAGCGGCTGGTGGACAATTTTAACAGTCCTTACTCcaatcatttcctgtttctcctgAGCTCCAAAGCAGGCGGGGTGGGACTTAATCTGGTGGGTGCCTCCCATCTGGTGCTCTATGATATTGACTGGAACCCTGCAAATGACATTCAG GCCATGGCTCGAGTATGGAGGGATGGTCAGAAGAAGACTGTGCACATCTATCGACTCCTCACTGCAG GCACGATTGAGGAGCGTATATTCCAGAGACAGGTGTCCAAACAGGGCCTTTCTGGGACGGTGGTTGACCTTGGAAAAGGGGCAGAGCACACCAGCTTCTCCTCCAATGAGCTTCGAGATCTTTTTAGCCTGACAGACACGCCCTCTCTGACCCACGACCTGTTAAACTGCAGCTGCAGCATGGACGGTTCACAACAGG CTGTTGCAGAGGAGAATGACGAACAGGTTTCTGCCAGGCCGTGCCAGCTTGGTCGTCAGGGTGACCGCAGTGTGGCAGCGCAGAAACACCTCAGCATGTCCGAGCTGATGCAGTGGAGGCATTTCTctggtgacacacacaccttctcagACCCTTACCTCGATAATGCACGAAACCATATCACCTTCGCCTTCCAGACCACCATCTCGCACACAAGCAGTGAACCAAAGCACACTGGATGA
- the cdh17 gene encoding cadherin-17 encodes MTSMVHLLLLPLLLSIAAGTDLEEKKGPFENIELDVPEGTPVPYAIYQFQVTNSEVNNFRLSGEGREDIKISKDGWLFLDRPLDWSRDNHYILVVEALADNEVVEDPIHVTINVLDVNNNAPYFNQSDYTAAVREYNRAGVAFTRVFASDRDDPETPNARLSYSLVKQIPSKHNTAMFQIDSSTGEISTTEQGETTLKAREGIHYGREEDRSIEALKEKFTEYCPVQKISFEDNPFFTCVERAELRRRNVDPMEDPDYTLIVRVEDLGGDSATALSGNTRVYIVVQQNLWVNPGLITVKENSDGPYPRVITQVQSNEPNAIYKLVQKERELRFPFEISENGEILLTDVLDREDKDMYILVVLAVDHTGSEVDPPMEIQVLVEDVNDNKPVCYNELSVFEVQEGEPVGSLIGQLLAQDDDEPGTLNSQLTYTIVSEDPAIKSAFSIDDASGKIQALRMLQRKDQQLFTFNVRVNDAVFSEECKVIIKVIDVNNEMPLFEKKDYGTHTLAEDIAVGNTVLTISASDGDDPDSGSSLIEFHISKGNDDEVFAVETDGNGVGHLVIVKPLDFEASPVFNLQIDARNPEPLMKGLEYGAESTAFVSVSLTDVDEAPEFSMDILDVTVPENTTKGSVLLTVEAKDPEGKDIIFKLDGDTRGLLEIDAATGQIKTKDKLDREILEAFDVTVTVFEKENPKMSSERVLSVTVLDVNDNVPKLMESRSFICMQRPEPVIIRAQDADSAPFSQPFTFTLGSGKRSPNWDLKVVDGTAAKLTLIKKSTEEKTFKLPINIKDNAGMGVTQIFEVKVCNCTELGYCYIAPEERMLSYGMGPTIGILAGTLGFCIIIFIVVIRNIKKDKKKAAAGQEERNAMM; translated from the exons ATGACTTCCATGGTGCATCTGTTGTTGCTCCCGCTCCTGCTCAGCATT GCTGCTGGGACAGatctggaggaaaagaaaggccCGTTTGAGAACATCGAACTGGATGTGCCAGAAGGGACTCCAGTGCCTTACGCCATCTACCAG TTTCAGGTGACCAATTCAGAGGTAAATAACTTCCGGCTGAGTGGAGAAGGCAGGGAGGACATTAAAATTTCAAAGGACGGGTGGTTGTTTCTGGACAGGCCTCTGGACTGGTCTCGAGATAATCATTACATACTAGTG GTGGAGGCACTGGCAGATAATGAAGTTGTGGAAGACCCAATTCACGTAACAATAAATGTGTTGGACGTCAACAACAACGCTCCGTACTTCAACCAGAGCGACTACACAGCCGCAGTTAGAGAATACAATCGGGCAG GTGTTGCATTTACCCGGGTGTTTGCATCGGACCGGGATGACCCTGAGACCCCCAACGCTCGTCTGAGCTACAGCCTGGTCAAACAGATCCCCAGCAAACACAATACGGCAATGTTCCAGATCGACTCCAGCACTGGAGAGATCTCCACCACTGAACAAG gTGAAACAACCCTTAAAGCCAGAGAAGGCATCCATTAtggcagagaagaagacaggagTATTGAAGCCCTGAAGGAAAAGTTTACTGAATACTGTCCAGTGCAGAAGATCTCCTTTGAAGACAATCCCTTCTTCACCTGTGTGGAGAGAGCAG AATTGAGAAGGAGGAATGTGGACCCCATGGAGGACCCAGACTACACCCTGATTGTGCGCGTGGAGGATTTGGGGGGAGATTCGGCGACGGCGCTGAGTGGAAACACCAGGGTGTACATTGTTGTGCAGCAAAATCTGTGGGTCAATCCTGGTCTTATAACTGTGAAAGAAAACTCAGATGGACCTTACCCTCGGGTCATCACTCAG GTCCAGTCTAATGAGCCAAACGCCATCTACAAATTAGTTCAGAAAGAGCGAGAGCTGCGATTCCCCTTCGAGATCTCAGAAAACGGAGAGATACTTCTGACAGACGTGCTGGACAGAGAAGACAAGGACATG TACATCCTGGTGGTTCTGGCTGTGGATCACACCGGTTCAGAGGTGGATCCACCCATGGAGATTCAGGTCTTAGTAGAAGATGTGAACGACAACAAACCAGTGTGTTATAACGAGTTGAGTGTCTTTGAGGTGCAGGAGGGAGAGCCAGTAG GTAGCCTGATCGGTCAGCTGTTGGCCCAAGATGACGATGAACCCGGGACACTGAACTCTCAGCTGACATACACCATCGTGTCCGAAGATCCTGCAATTAAATCCGCCTTCTCAATCGACGATGCGTCTGGAAAAATTCAGGCTTTACGCATGCTGCAGAGAAAGGACCAGCAGCTCTTTACATTCAATGTCAGAGTGAATGATGCAG TTTTCAGCGAAGAATGTAAGGTCATCATCAAGGTCATTGATGTCAACAATGAGATGCCTCTGTTTGAGAAGAAGGAT tacgGCACTCACACTCTGGCCGAGGACATTgctgtgggaaacacagtgTTGACCATCAGTGCATCAGACGGTGATGATCCAGACAGCGGCAGCTCCCTCATCGAGTTCCACATCTCTAAAGGCAACGATGATGAAGTTTTTGCTGTGGAAACAGACGGAAATGGTGTCGGTCATCTTGTCATCGTTAAG CCTTTGGACTTCGAGGCCTCTCCCGTCTTCAATCTTCAGATTGACGCTCGTAACCCGGAGCCGCTGATGAAAGGTCTGGAGTACGGTGCTGAGTCCACAGCCTtcgtctcagtgtctctcacaGACGTAGATGAGGCTCCAGAGTTCAGCATGGACATCCTGGATGTGACTGTGCCTGAAAACACCACCAAGGGTTCAGTGCTGCTCACTGTGGAGGCGAAGGATCCAGAGGGCAAAGACATCAT TTTTAAGTTGGATGGTGACACTCGGGGCTTGCTGGAGATCGATGCTGCCACAGGACAGATCAAGACCAAAGACAAGCTGGACAGGGAAATCCTGGAGGCATTCGATGTCACTGTCACTGTATTTGAGAAGG AGAACCCCAAAATGTCCTCTGAGCGTGTCCTGTCTGTGACGGTGCTGGATGTGAACGACAACGTCCCCAAACTGATGGAGAGTCGGTCCTTCATCTGTATGCAGAGACCTGAACCTGTCATCATCAGAGCCCAGGACGCAGACAGTGCCCCCTTCTCACAGCCCTTCACCTTCACCCTGGGTAGTGGCAAGAGGTCTCCCAACTGGGATCTGAAAGTTGTGGATG ggACAGCAGCTAAACTGACCCTGATTAAAAAATCAACTGAGGAGAAAACCTTCAAACTTCCCATTAACATCAAAGACAATGCAGGCATGGGAGTGACACAGATCTTTGAAG TGAAAGTATGTAACTGCACAGAGCTGGGCTACTGCTACATTGCACCAGAAGAGCGCATGTTAAGTTATGGAATGGGACCCACCATCGGGATCCTAGCCGGCACTCTTGGATTCTGCA TTATCATCTTCATCGTAGTGatcagaaatattaaaaaagacaagaagaaggcTGCGGctggacaggaggagaggaacgCCATGATGTAG
- the LOC132983990 gene encoding fibrinogen silencer-binding protein: MASSSVFLSSMVGKARSSNFTLSEKLDLLKLVRPHIRILEEHTNKHAVIVDKNKCWDTVAEQYNALGGDRPHRTAQGLRTLYKRLKESAKQEVMQRRHAQPEYRASISEPTRRIMEMIPHLFHHVPIHEKDQALRRLIYNKHSSPIEHPGSSSSLAGLQDYSAAVPSIPHEVVQLDPEEDVKPPPDLPLLSAHTGPGLDGGQEQDGEQDGEQDLGSVHDYESSLSPTPSSVNLPLSTSPLPLRHDLYPNDIYPHHEPDRFRPLHLAKEEHEMVLANHRKVAMYLEEKREGLKRKQELEEELLKAKIKVEKLKAARLRHGLPIPL, from the exons ATGGCGTCCAGCTCCGTCTTTCTGTCCAGTATGGTGGGCAAAGCTCGCTCCTCCAACTTCACCCTCTCCGAGAAGCTGGACCTGTTGAAGCTAGTCCGCCCTCACATCCGCATCCTGGAGGAGCACACCAACAAGCATGCGGTCATCGTGGACAAGAACAAATGCTGGGACACTGTGGCCGAACAGTACAACGCCCTTGGAGGGGACAGACCCCATCGCACTGCTCAGGGCCTCAGGACCCTCTACAAGAGGCTGAAGGAGTCGGCGAAGCAGGAAGTGATGCAGCGGAGACACGCCCAGCCAGAGTACAGAGCCAGCATCTCTGAGCCAACCAGGAGAATTATGGAGATGATCCCTCACCTGTTTCACCATGTGCCGATCCACGAGAAGGACCAGGCTTTGCGCAG ATTAATATACAACAAGCACAGCTCTCCAATTGAACACCCTGGCAGCAGCTCCTCTCTGGCTGGACTCCAGGATTACTCAGCAGCTGTCCCAAGTATCCCTCATGAGGTGGTCCAGCTGGACCCTGAAGAGGATGTGAAACCACCGCCagacctccccctcctctctgcacacacagggCCAGGGCTGGACGGAGGCCAGGAGCAGGATGGAGAGCAGGACGGAGAGCAGGACTTGGGCAGTGTGCACGACTATGAATCATCATTGTCTCCCACCCCTTCCTCTGTtaacctccctctctctacctcgCCGCTGCCGCTACGCCACGACCTTTACCCAAATGACATCTACCCCCATCATGAGCCCGACAGGTTTCGCCCTCTGCACCTGGCCAAAGAGGAGCACGAGATGGTGCTAGCCAATCACCGGAAGGTTGCCATGTATCtggaagagaagagggaggggctgaagaggaaacaggaactgGAAGAGGAACTTCTGAAAGCCAAGATCAAAGTAGAGAAACTAAAGGCTGCTCGTCTAAGACACGGACTGCCAATTCCTCTATAA
- the gem gene encoding GTP-binding protein GEM, whose translation MMSSVRRHSLRLQSELHRWSICDPGSHLLPDSLLTRVPACISRSKSCTNSAGESDGSRGSWSSSDSVISTDSTGESAEPGSPYRVVLLGASGVGKTAFASIFAGAADSMDSDDCELCGDEVCEKEIEVDGEPATLTVLDTWDSETDTDGAQECYMQTGDAYLLLYSVTDRASFLRASELRITLRRFRPAQHTPIILVGNKCDLVRRREVSVSEGRACAAVFDCKFIETSAAMQHNVWEAFHGIVQQLRLRRDSKEANKRRKHTHCKTRRESLPMKAKRFLDKLVAKNNPSVAFWLKSKSCHDLSVL comes from the exons ATGATGTCCAGTGTGCGCCGGCACAGCCTCCGCCTGCAGTCCGAGCTCCATCGCTGGAGCATCTGTGACCCGGGCAGCCACCTGCTCCCGGATAGCCTCCTGACCCGGGTCCCTGCCTGCATCTCCCGCTCCAAGTCCTGCACCAACTCCGCAGGGGAGTCTGACGGCAGCCGCGGCAGCTGGTCGTCCTCAGACTCTGTTATCTCCACCGACTCCACTGGGGAGTCTGCGGAACCCGGGAGCCCGTACCGGGTTGTGCTGTTGGGGGCCAGCGGGGTCGGCAAGACGGCTTTCGCCAGCATCTTCGCCGGAGCCGCGGACAGTATGGACAGTGACGACTGCGAGCTATGTGGAG ATGAAGTGTGTGAGAAGGAAATAGAAGTTGATGGGGAACCTGCGACTTTGACTGTACTGGACACATGGGATTCAGAG ACTGATACTGACGGGGCTCAAGAATGCTATATGCAGACAGGTGACGCATACCTGTTGCTGTACTCTGTGACTGACCGGGCCTCATTCCTTCGAGCCTCAGAGCTCAGGATAACCTTGCGCCGCTTCCGTCCTGCCCAGCACACACCGATCATCCTGGTGGGGAACAAATGTGACCTGGTGCGACGCAGAGAAGTGTCAGTCAGCG AGGGTCGTGCCTGCGCTGCTGTGTTCGACTGTAAGTTTATTGAAACCTCGGCCGCCATGCAGCACAACGTCTGGGAGGCTTTTCACGGCATCGTGCAACAGCTGCGTCTGCGCCGTGACTCCAAGGAAGCCAACAAGCGccgcaagcacacacactgcaagacACGCCGCGAAAGCCTGCCTATGAAGGCCAAACGCTTCCTCGACAAGTTGGTGGCAAAGAACAATCCCAGTGTGGCCTTCTGGCTGAAATCAAAGTCCTGCCATGATCTCTCTGTGCTGTAA